One genomic region from Prunus persica cultivar Lovell chromosome G3, Prunus_persica_NCBIv2, whole genome shotgun sequence encodes:
- the LOC18784141 gene encoding ABC transporter E family member 2, with protein MENRSTRIAIVNTDKCKPKKCNQECKRTCPVVRTGKLCIEVKPVSKVARISEELCIGCGICVKKCPFGAIEIINLPKALDKDTTYRYGSNSFKLHRLPVPRPGEVLGLVGTNGIGKSTALKILAGKLKPNLGRFNNPPNWQEILTYFRGSELQSYFIRLLEDKLKAVIKPQYVDYIPKVAEGNVGELLKQKDERGVMEEVIVDLELNQVLDRKVVNLSGGELQRFAIAFLALQKADIYMFDEPSSYLDVKQRLKAAKVIRSLIRPDSYVIVVEHDLSVLDYLSDHICCLYGKPGAYGVVTLPFSVREGINIFLAGFVPTENLRFRDESLTFKVSETPQESGEEIETYARYGYPSMTKTLGDFKLQVIEGEFSNSQIIVMLGENGSGKTTFMRMLVGLLKPDSDVEIPELCVSYKTQKINTKRAIKVKDMLHEKIRDSCTHPQFVTDVMKPLQIGQLMDQDVTKLSGGELQRVALCLCLGKPADIYLIDEPSAYLDSEQRIVAAKVIKRFILHAKKTAFVVEHDFIMATYLADKVIVYEGKPSVDCIANSPQSLLTGMNLFLSQLDITFRRDPTNYRPRINKLNSTKDREQKAAGSYYYLDD; from the exons ATGGAAAATCGGTCGACTCGCATAGCAATAGTGAACACTGACAAATGCAAGCCCAAAAAATGTAACCAGGAATGTAAGAGGACTTGCCCGGTCGTACGTACTG GTAAATTATGCATTGAGGTCAAACCTGTGTCCAAGGTTGCTCGTATCTCCGAAGAGTTGTGCATTGGCTGTGGTATATGTGTTAAG AAATGCCCATTTGGAGCAATTGAAATCATCAACTTGCCAAAGGCACTGGACAAAGACACAACCTATCGCTATGGGTCTAACTCTTTTAAATTACACAG GTTACCAGTCCCTAGGCCAGGGGAAGTTCTTGGTTTGGTTGGAACTAATGGCATTGGGAAGTCAACTGCCCTCAAAATTTTGGCTGGCAAGCTCAAACCAAATTTGGGTCGTTTCAAT AATCCTCCAAATTGGCAGGAAATCTTGACTTACTTTCGAGGATCGGAGCTGCAAAGTTATTTTATTCGTCTCTTGGAAGATAAGTTGAAG GCTGTTATAAAACCCCAATACGTTGACTACATTCCAAAAGTAGCTGAAGGCAATGTAGGGGAGTTGCTCAAACAGAAAGATGAGAGAGGTGTGATGGAAGAAGTCATTGTTGATCTTGAGCTAAACCAGGTTCTAGATCGTAAAGTAGTCAATTTATCTGGTGGGGAGCTTCAGAGATTCGCCATTGCTTTTCTTGCTTTGCAAAAGGcagatatatacatgtttGATGAACCTTCAAGTTATCTTGATGTGAAACAAAGGCTTAAAGCTGCCAAAGTCATCCGATCTTTGATCAGGCCTGAtag CTATGTAATCGTTGTGGAGCACGATTTGAGCGTCCTAGACTACTTATCAGATCACATTTGTTGCTTATATGGGAAGCCGGGTGCATATGGAGTTGTAACCCTACCTTTCTCAGTTAGAGAAGGAATCAACATCTTCTTGGCGGGATTTGTTCCTACAGAAAACCTAAGGTTCCGAGATGAATCTTTGACTTTTAAG GTTTCTGAGACTCCACAAGAAAGCGGTGAGGAAATTGAGACATATGCACGGTATGGGTACCCATCGATGACTAAAACGTTGGGAGACTTCAAGCTTCAAGTTATAGAGGGCGAATTTAGCAATTCTCAAATTATTGTGATGTTGGGTGAGAATGGATCCGGAAAGACTACATTTATGAGAATGCTG GTTGGCCTATTGAAACCTGATTCTGATGTGGAGATACCTGAGCTTTGTGTTTCCTACAAGACCCAGAAAATTAATACAAAGCGTGCAATAAAAGTCAAAGACATGCTTCATGAAAAAATTCGGGATTCCTGTACACATCCCCAGTTTGTGACAGACGTGATGAAGCCTCTTCAAATTGGGCAATTAATGGATCAAGATGTTACCAAACTCTCTGGTGGAGAGCTGCAAAGGGTTGCTCTATGTCTATGCCTTGGAAAG CCTGCAGACATCTATCTGATAGATGAACCAAGTGCATATCTTGATTCTGAGCAGCGTATCGTTGCAGCAAAAGTCATAAAGAGGTTCATCCTCCACGCTAAGAAAACCGCATTCGTGGTTGAGCATGATTTCATTATGGCTACTTACTTGGCCGACAAAGTTATTGTCTATGAAGGAAAGCCATCAGTCGATTGTATTGCAAATTCTCCACAATCTTTGTTGACTGGGATGAATCTCTTCTTATCT CAACTGGATATCACATTTAGACGTGACCCTACAAACTATCGCCCAAGAATCAACAAACTGAACTCAACCAAGGATAGGGAGCAAAAAGCTGCTGGGTCCTATTATTACTTGGACGACTAA
- the LOC18784034 gene encoding exocyst complex component EXO70A1: protein MADVESFEKLKATQQLLKASLEKSTALSSAIDETGSRLEGMKQRLPSLEAAMRPITMQRCGYSAIRDQINGAIGPAAAVLKAYDVVRELEKALSFASCSDLPAYLSAMKRLEEALRFLADNCELATQWLQDIVEFLEGNAFTNDRSLLSVKKALRILQELHAIEGSARRDGGLLNEAFNELEAEFIISLMESSATTITSIASSPLSVLAIQKLQAIVERLNAADRLEKCIFVYAEARSLSARRSLQALDLDYLEIEITEFVDRQSIDSCIDQWGKHLELVVKHLLELEYKLCNNVFEKVGSDAWKCCFARISQEFRLASFLQFGTNVTKMKKDPIKLLKLLDIFTVMENLRLNFNRLFGGKACDEIQTLTRDLIKRVVIGACEIFWELPSQVELQRRFSPPSDGGVPLLVSFITNYYNKLLGDDYRPSLIQVLQIHQSWKQDVYDDGDDDVLSHQIYSTMKEVGLNLDAWSKAYEDISLSYLFMMNNHCHFSQMKGTQLGDIMGDSWLEAHEKYKDYYAALYLRESWGKLLPLLSQKGLISFPFDHQDFDNKLLKAFNEAFDERYKKHSNWVISDDGLRQKVCQLLVQAVVPVYGSYMHKYGVLVEQDASGSKHIKHTAQSLEKMLSSLFQPKIGKYSSTKHIRFIGKLKNVVMNQLRVTLTAM from the coding sequence ATGGCTGATGTTGAAAGTTTTGAGAAACTCAAAGCTACCCAACAATTGTTAAAGGCTAGTCTTGAGAAATCTACGGCTCTTTCTTCAGCTATTGATGAAACTGGGTCTAGGTTGGAAGGCATGAAGCAGAGATTGCCATCTTTGGAAGCTGCAATGAGGCCCATCACCATGCAAAGATGTGGATATTCTGCAATTAGGGACCAAATCAATGGTGCCATTGgccctgctgctgctgttctCAAAGCCTATGATGTCGTTCGAGAGCTTGAGAAGGCACTCTCTTTTGCATCATGTTCTGATCTTCCTGCTTATCTTTCAGCCATGAAACGGCTTGAAGAAGCATTGAGGTTTCTTGCTGACAACTGTGAGCTGGCAACTCAGTGGCTGCAGGACATTGTTGAGTTTTTGGAAGGCAATGCATTTACCAATGATCGAAGCCTTTTGAGTGTGAAGAAAGCTCTCAGAATTCTACAGGAGTTGCATGCAATCGAGGGTTCAGCTCGTCGTGACGGAGGGCTTCTCAACGAGGCATTCAACGAACTTGAAGCtgaattcataatttcattaatGGAAAGCAGTGCTACTACAATCACCAGCATTGCTTCATCACCATTATCAGTGCTTGCAATTCAAAAGCTTCAAGCCATAGTTGAGAGATTGAATGCTGCTGATCGGCTTGAAAAGTGCATATTCGTGTACGCTGAAGCTCGGAGTTTGAGTGCTAGAAGAAGCTTGCAGGCTCTTGATCTGGACTACCTTGAGATAGAGATCACAGAGTTTGTTGATAGGCAGAGCATTGACTCCTGCATTGACCAATGGGGGAAGCATTTGGAGTTGGTTGTGAAGCATCTGCTTGAGCTTGAGTACAAACTATGCAACAATGTCTTTGAGAAGGTAGGATCAGATGCTTGGAAGTGCTGCTTTGCAAGAATTTCTCAAGAGTTTAGACTTGCTTCATTCCTCCAATTTGGAACTAATGTCACCAAGATGAAGAAGGACCCCATCAAGCTCTTGAAGCTATTAGATATATTTACAGTTATGGAAAATCTAAGATTGAATTTTAACAGGCTCTTTGGTGGGAAGGCCTGCGATGAAATTCAAACCCTGACAAGGGATTTAATCAAGAGAGTTGTTATTGGGGCTTGTGAGATTTTCTGGGAACTTCCTAGCCAAGTGGAGTTGCAAAGGCGATTTTCTCCTCCTTCAGATGGTGGCGTTCCCTTGCTAGTAAGCTTTATAACTAATTACTATAATAAACTGCTAGGAGATGATTATAGGCCAAGCTTGATCCAGGTCTTGCAGATCCATCAAAGCTGGAAACAAGATGTgtatgatgatggtgatgatgatgttcTTTCCCATCAGATTTATagtaccatgaaggaagttgggCTAAATTTGGATGCATGGTCCAAGGCCTATGAGGACATCTCCCTCTCCTACCTTTTCATGATGAACAATCACTGCCATTTCAGCCAAATGAAAGGCACACAGCTTGGGGATATAATGGGAGATTCTTGGTTAGAAGCTCATGAGAAATACAAGGACTATTATGCAGCTCTCTACTTGAGAGAGAGCTGGGGAAAGCTTCTGCCTCTTCTAAGCCAAAAGGGTTTaatttcatttccttttgATCACCAGGATTTTGATAACAAGCTGCTCAAGGCATTCAATGAAGCTTTTGATGAAAGGTACAAGAAGCACTCCAATTGGGTCATATCTGACGATGGCTTAAGACAGAAGGTATGCCAACTTTTGGTGCAGGCAGTTGTACCTGTTTACGGGAGCTACATGCACAAGTATGGGGTTTTGGTTGAACAAGATGCAAGTGGTAGCAAGCATATTAAACACACTGCACAAAGCTTGGAGAAGATGCTGAGCTCCCTGTTTCAGCCCAAGATTGGCAAGTATTCCAGCACCAAACATATACGTTTTATTGGTAAACTGAAAAACGTCGTGATGAATCAGCTACGTGTAACTCTCACGGCAATGTGA
- the LOC18781638 gene encoding uncharacterized protein LOC18781638 isoform X1 — protein MDIFSASPRSFKVHRKSHAALRLKSFISRELRQFLADYRDDVLAEYITVLICNGKHQYQAKEDLEAFLGNRTVEFVSWLWNLILKKPGQSSTDSGFLYLDEIAAVSPQDSDKCKGASTDRCEDFQSYSTGHDELVMKDNMTYQVSTCDPISSEDVKLAEGSQHCPSFSAPLSEVNTKKGLSRTCSNGILRRTIATENINREVDRRTQCINDINQILNQESRGLPKELLPLPKREAVPENARFLMSGRPCLKQICANNNLGSSLSPGTGSLRSEKPRGSVWDRLGKPCEDISLGHTSVDFYGVGHKKQDGKVHNQQALTPPKRNPEASALGQRSYGYPVEAEKVEHVGSAVGKPHTANNIGRKRLFGELSTDPGTSSVSLLHERNMYPQCKNISQDFKKSNLTKNGLKTIQSQEVLDVKQRLHQIEMEMSKLHSKQLAMEKKDGKMIHLLNSGILKYSENNIEVDARTVLVTNVHFSATKEALSLFFANCGGVVNVVMLTDIVTAKRQGTAYVTFASKESVDKAVALSGTTFYSRTVKVLRKAEAASAATAPAQVSAKTFDTHVPHGNRKVIPNKPRYLRSSLQWRREPSIDPTEAEPPSAPASVEGVSSSAPKHLSDTERTATLST, from the exons ATGGACATTTTCTCGGCGAGCCCTAGGTCGTTCAAGGTCCACAGGAAATCACATGCGGCTTTGAGACTCAAATCCTTCATTTCCCGCGAGCTTCGTCAATTTCTCGCTGATTACAGAGACGACGTCCTCGCT GAGTATATTACAGTGCTGATTTGTAATGGAAAGCATCAATATCAGGCAAAAGAGGATTTAGAGGCATTTCTTGGCAACAGGACTGTAGAATTTGTATCCTG GTTATGGAATCTTATCTTGAAAAAGCCTGGTCAATCTTCTACAGACTCTGGCTTTTTGTATCTAGATGAAATTGCTGCCGTTAGTCCCCAAGACAGTGATAAATGCAAGGGTGCAAGCACTGACAGATGTGAAGATTTCCAGAGTTATTCTACTGGACATGATGAGCTTGTG ATGAAAGACAACATGACCTACCAAGTGTCAACTTGTGATCCTATTTCTTCTGAGGATGTGAAACTTGCTgaaggttctcaacactgtccCTCTTTTTCTGCCCCTTTGAGTGAGGTGAATACCAAGAAAGGATTGTCACGGACATGCAGCAATGGAATTCTGAGAAGAACTATTGCAACTGAAAATATAAACCGTGAGGTAGATCGAAGAACTCAGTGTATAAATGATATTAACCAG ATTCTCAATCAAGAATCAAGAGGGTTGCCTAAGGAGCTTTTACCTTTACCAAAAAGAGAGGCAGTGCCTGAAAATGCACGATTTTTAATGTCAG GACGTCCTTGTCTTAAACAGATTTGTGCCAATAACAATTTAGGAAGTAGTCTGTCACCAGGTACAGGATCCCTGCGTAGTGAAAAACCTCGGGGTAGTGTTTGGGATAGATTGGGAAAGCCATGTGAGGACATATCTCTAGGGCACACGAGTGTTGATTTTTATGGTGTTGGCCATAAGAAGCAAGATGGGAAAGTCCATAACCAGCAAGCACTAACACCTCCAAAGAGGAATCCAGAAGCTTCTGCTCTTGGTCAGAGGTCTTATGGTTACCCTGTGGAGGCAGAGAAAGTGGAGCATGTTGGTAGTGCGGTGGGTAAACCTCATACTGCAAATAATATTGGGCGGAAGAGGCTCTTTGGTGAACTCAGTACAGACCCTGGTACTAGTTCAGTTTCTTTGCTGCATGAGAGAAACATGTATCCTCAATGCAAAAATATCTCACAGGATTTCAAAAAATCGAACTTAACCAAAAATGGTCTGAAGACTATTCAAAGCCAG GAAGTGCTTGATGTGAAACAAAGATTGCATCAAATTGAAATGGAAATGTCAAAGCTTCATTCAAAGCAGCTAGCGATGGAGAAGAAAGATGGAAAAATGATTCATTTGTTGAATTCTG GTATATTAAAGTATTCAGAGAATAACATTGAGGTTGACGCAAGAACTGTATTAGTAACAAAT gtACATTTTTCAGCAACTAAAGAAGCTTTGTCATTGTTCTTTGCCAACTGTGGAGGGGTTGTCAATGTGGTGATGCTGACAGACATAGTAACTGCTAAACGACAAGG GACTGCTTATGTTACCTTTGCTAGCAAGGAATCTGTTGACAAAGCCGTGGCATTGAGTGGGACAACATTTTATTCAAGAACTGTGAAG GTGCTGAGGAAGGCAGAAGCAGCTTCTGCAGCAACAGCCCCAGCCCAGGTTTCTGCGAAGACTTTCGACACACATGTACCACATGGTAACAGAAAGGTCATCCCCAACAAACCACGGTATCTGAGATCTAGTCTACAATGGCGGAGAGAGCCCAGCATTGATCCAACAGAAGCAGAACCACCATCAGCTCCAGCTAGTGTTGAAGGAGTTTCCTCATCTGCCCCAAAACATCTTTCTGATACAGAGCGCACTGCAACTCTAAGCACATAA
- the LOC18784257 gene encoding uncharacterized protein LOC18784257 isoform X1: protein MLTDILTANRQRAAYVTFANEESVDKAVALSGTTFYSRTVKVLRKAEAASAATAPAQLSAKPFHAHGNRKAIPNKPRYPSSSLQWRREPSTDPTEAEQPSAPASVEVVSSSAPKHLSDTDKEGNASSTERAATRST, encoded by the exons ATGCTGACAGACATATTAACTGCTAACCGACAAAG GGCTGCTTATGTTACCTTTGCTAACGAGGAATCTGTTGACAAAGCCGTGGCATTGAGTGGGACAACATTTTATTCAAGAACTGTGAAG GTGCTGAGGAAGGCAGAAGCAGCTTCTGCGGCAACAGCCCCAGCCCAGCTTTCTGCGAAGCCTTTCCACGCACATGGTAACAGAAAGGCCATCCCCAACAAACCACGGTATCCGAGCTCTAGTCTACAATGGCGGAGAGAGCCCAGCACTGATCCAACGGAAGCAGAACAACCATCAGCTCCAGCTAGTGTCGAAGTTGTTTCCTCATCTGCCCCAAAACATCTTTCtgatacagacaaagaggggaATGCCTCGTCAACAGAGCGCGCTGCAACTCGAAGCACTTAA
- the LOC18784257 gene encoding uncharacterized protein LOC18784257 isoform X2 — MAAYVTFANEESVDKAVALSGTTFYSRTVKVLRKAEAASAATAPAQLSAKPFHAHGNRKAIPNKPRYPSSSLQWRREPSTDPTEAEQPSAPASVEVVSSSAPKHLSDTDKEGNASSTERAATRST; from the exons AT GGCTGCTTATGTTACCTTTGCTAACGAGGAATCTGTTGACAAAGCCGTGGCATTGAGTGGGACAACATTTTATTCAAGAACTGTGAAG GTGCTGAGGAAGGCAGAAGCAGCTTCTGCGGCAACAGCCCCAGCCCAGCTTTCTGCGAAGCCTTTCCACGCACATGGTAACAGAAAGGCCATCCCCAACAAACCACGGTATCCGAGCTCTAGTCTACAATGGCGGAGAGAGCCCAGCACTGATCCAACGGAAGCAGAACAACCATCAGCTCCAGCTAGTGTCGAAGTTGTTTCCTCATCTGCCCCAAAACATCTTTCtgatacagacaaagaggggaATGCCTCGTCAACAGAGCGCGCTGCAACTCGAAGCACTTAA
- the LOC18781638 gene encoding uncharacterized protein LOC18781638 isoform X2 codes for MDIFSASPRSFKVHRKSHAALRLKSFISRELRQFLADYRDDVLAEYITVLICNGKHQYQAKEDLEAFLGNRTVEFVSWLWNLILKKPGQSSTDSGFLYLDEIAAVSPQDSDKCKGASTDRCEDFQSYSTGHDELMKDNMTYQVSTCDPISSEDVKLAEGSQHCPSFSAPLSEVNTKKGLSRTCSNGILRRTIATENINREVDRRTQCINDINQILNQESRGLPKELLPLPKREAVPENARFLMSGRPCLKQICANNNLGSSLSPGTGSLRSEKPRGSVWDRLGKPCEDISLGHTSVDFYGVGHKKQDGKVHNQQALTPPKRNPEASALGQRSYGYPVEAEKVEHVGSAVGKPHTANNIGRKRLFGELSTDPGTSSVSLLHERNMYPQCKNISQDFKKSNLTKNGLKTIQSQEVLDVKQRLHQIEMEMSKLHSKQLAMEKKDGKMIHLLNSGILKYSENNIEVDARTVLVTNVHFSATKEALSLFFANCGGVVNVVMLTDIVTAKRQGTAYVTFASKESVDKAVALSGTTFYSRTVKVLRKAEAASAATAPAQVSAKTFDTHVPHGNRKVIPNKPRYLRSSLQWRREPSIDPTEAEPPSAPASVEGVSSSAPKHLSDTERTATLST; via the exons ATGGACATTTTCTCGGCGAGCCCTAGGTCGTTCAAGGTCCACAGGAAATCACATGCGGCTTTGAGACTCAAATCCTTCATTTCCCGCGAGCTTCGTCAATTTCTCGCTGATTACAGAGACGACGTCCTCGCT GAGTATATTACAGTGCTGATTTGTAATGGAAAGCATCAATATCAGGCAAAAGAGGATTTAGAGGCATTTCTTGGCAACAGGACTGTAGAATTTGTATCCTG GTTATGGAATCTTATCTTGAAAAAGCCTGGTCAATCTTCTACAGACTCTGGCTTTTTGTATCTAGATGAAATTGCTGCCGTTAGTCCCCAAGACAGTGATAAATGCAAGGGTGCAAGCACTGACAGATGTGAAGATTTCCAGAGTTATTCTACTGGACATGATGAGCTT ATGAAAGACAACATGACCTACCAAGTGTCAACTTGTGATCCTATTTCTTCTGAGGATGTGAAACTTGCTgaaggttctcaacactgtccCTCTTTTTCTGCCCCTTTGAGTGAGGTGAATACCAAGAAAGGATTGTCACGGACATGCAGCAATGGAATTCTGAGAAGAACTATTGCAACTGAAAATATAAACCGTGAGGTAGATCGAAGAACTCAGTGTATAAATGATATTAACCAG ATTCTCAATCAAGAATCAAGAGGGTTGCCTAAGGAGCTTTTACCTTTACCAAAAAGAGAGGCAGTGCCTGAAAATGCACGATTTTTAATGTCAG GACGTCCTTGTCTTAAACAGATTTGTGCCAATAACAATTTAGGAAGTAGTCTGTCACCAGGTACAGGATCCCTGCGTAGTGAAAAACCTCGGGGTAGTGTTTGGGATAGATTGGGAAAGCCATGTGAGGACATATCTCTAGGGCACACGAGTGTTGATTTTTATGGTGTTGGCCATAAGAAGCAAGATGGGAAAGTCCATAACCAGCAAGCACTAACACCTCCAAAGAGGAATCCAGAAGCTTCTGCTCTTGGTCAGAGGTCTTATGGTTACCCTGTGGAGGCAGAGAAAGTGGAGCATGTTGGTAGTGCGGTGGGTAAACCTCATACTGCAAATAATATTGGGCGGAAGAGGCTCTTTGGTGAACTCAGTACAGACCCTGGTACTAGTTCAGTTTCTTTGCTGCATGAGAGAAACATGTATCCTCAATGCAAAAATATCTCACAGGATTTCAAAAAATCGAACTTAACCAAAAATGGTCTGAAGACTATTCAAAGCCAG GAAGTGCTTGATGTGAAACAAAGATTGCATCAAATTGAAATGGAAATGTCAAAGCTTCATTCAAAGCAGCTAGCGATGGAGAAGAAAGATGGAAAAATGATTCATTTGTTGAATTCTG GTATATTAAAGTATTCAGAGAATAACATTGAGGTTGACGCAAGAACTGTATTAGTAACAAAT gtACATTTTTCAGCAACTAAAGAAGCTTTGTCATTGTTCTTTGCCAACTGTGGAGGGGTTGTCAATGTGGTGATGCTGACAGACATAGTAACTGCTAAACGACAAGG GACTGCTTATGTTACCTTTGCTAGCAAGGAATCTGTTGACAAAGCCGTGGCATTGAGTGGGACAACATTTTATTCAAGAACTGTGAAG GTGCTGAGGAAGGCAGAAGCAGCTTCTGCAGCAACAGCCCCAGCCCAGGTTTCTGCGAAGACTTTCGACACACATGTACCACATGGTAACAGAAAGGTCATCCCCAACAAACCACGGTATCTGAGATCTAGTCTACAATGGCGGAGAGAGCCCAGCATTGATCCAACAGAAGCAGAACCACCATCAGCTCCAGCTAGTGTTGAAGGAGTTTCCTCATCTGCCCCAAAACATCTTTCTGATACAGAGCGCACTGCAACTCTAAGCACATAA